One Lepus europaeus isolate LE1 chromosome X, mLepTim1.pri, whole genome shotgun sequence genomic window carries:
- the USP26 gene encoding ubiquitin carboxyl-terminal hydrolase 26, protein MDAVMVHGFVQMWEKNSGMSKSKEAFIETVPGRKKDKLVIYFNAEKMRTFQLTDNIKSVVLRSHEDGQNHLHLTFQNNNFLFIERLSSSDAQELKLYLDRVHQKKLEPSMRAHKDKPIRISKATQQEISESSICNIAKNSKSGSRETAKVSVAPVPQKIPKKSILNCKKILENQHGKRKRMLSDSEINENKSLVKDSTRKKKSDRNILKCISQSLKLKENKKLVLNSSFMSESSEDPCLKGSEILQTLTEEMFLAFMLKQKYSEYFPEWDKFEISFDLYPEKIWEGLPNLGNTCYMNAVLQSLFSIPSFADDLLNQSFPWGGIPVDGLSTSLAQLLILKGIYNVKVKEKLLVNVKTAISAVAEIFSGNAQNDAHEFLGHCLQQMKENVVNLNTMWMNKNESGEENSSQDAFAGSSASKMLACPVITNFELELLCSIICKGCGQFVIKMEPSNYLSINLPQGKKMFPVSIQSTLNNFFAAEELEYKCGKCQHKRSVAFHKFSRLPRVLIIHLKRYSFNDYWSIRKDDQEVIISKYLKLSTHCNLNTKPPFPLSKNTHMRELQILRIFQTVNSGIISSPPSENSASDLKKSLDLPVASDNESNKFQGIFKGSKKGKKQNDLGKDSKLNTVEAEFVYTGDKTLGEKQPLAGSVRYLGDTSVSPNHKGGGKRTTNPYTRLEALLQKLTENRKLQMYGKTSVPVELDSDGVTKTKDSYENKKHRIQEGSPKVANYIQKCAGVRIYKQASQQVPPQSLPKSKAQKQAENLTRSTEFSFQPVNANYVSALGSNKNPGNKDIFGEKKMDSKAQEPKRNTDKVNHTYRLIGIVSHLGSSPDSGHYISDAYDFERQVWFTYNDLHVQSIQEAPMLSSRACAGYVFFYMHNDIFEELLKREKNSQLPCTGARKTPQKK, encoded by the coding sequence ATGGATGCCGTGATGGTACATGGTTTTGTCCAAATGTGGGAGAAGAACAGTGGAATGTCAAAGTCAAAAGAAGCATTCATTGAAACAGTgccaggaaggaagaaagataaaCTAGTGATCTATTTCAATGCTGAAAAAATGAGAACTTTTCAGCTAACTGATAATATTAAAAGTGTGGTCCTTAGATCCCATGAAGATGGCCAAAATCACCTGCATTTAACTTTCCAGAACAATAACTTCTTGTTCATTGAAAGATTGTCCTCCTCAGATGCCCAAGAATTGAAGTTATACCTGGACAGAGTCCACCAAAAGAAGCTTGAACCATCCATGAGAGCTCATAAGGACAAGCCTATCCGTATCAGCAAAGCAACACAGCAAGAAATCAGTGAAAGTTCAATTTGCAACATTGCTAAGAATTCCAAAAGTGGATCCCGTGAGACAGCAAAAGTGAGTGTAGCACCTGTCCCCCAGAAGATACCTAAAAAATCAATACTTAATTgcaaaaaaatattggaaaatcaacatgggaagaggaaaaggatGTTGTCTGATTCAGAGATAAATGAGAACAAAAGTCTCGTGAAAGATTCCACAAGAAAGAAGAAATCCGACAGGAACATCTTGAAGTGCATAAGCCAAAGTTTGAAGTTAAAAGAGAATAAGAAATTAGTACTCAATTCTTCATTCATGAGCGAGTCTTCTGAAGACCCTTGCCTAAAGGGCAGTGAAATTCTCCAAACTCTCACTGAGGAAATGTTTTTGGCATTTATGTTGAAACAAAAGTACAGTGAGTATTTCCCAGAGTGGGATAAATTTGAGATATCCTTTGACCTTTACCCAGAGAAAATATGGGAAGGCCTCCCCAATTTGGGAAACACCTGTTATATGAATGCAGTTTTACAGTCCCTGTTTTCAATTCCATCATTTGCTGATGATTTACtcaatcagagtttcccatggGGTGGAATTCCTGTTGATGGTCTTAGCACGAGCTTGGCACAGCTGCTCATTTTGAAAGGTATCTATAACGTAAAAGTTAAAGAGAAGTTACTTGTGAATGTTAAAACTGCCATTTCAGCAGTTGCAGAGATATTCTCTGGTAATGCACAGAATGATGCTCATGAGTTTTTAGGCCATTGTTTACAACAGATGAAAGAGAATGTAGTAAATTTAAATACAATGtggatgaataaaaatgaatctggggaagaaaattcaTCTCAGGATGCGTTTGCTGGTAGTAGTGCCAGCAAAATGCTTGCTTGTCCTGTCATCACCAATTTTGAGTTGGAGTTGCTGTGCTCCATTATCTGTAAAGGTTGTGGTCAGTTTGTTATAAAGATGGAACCAAGTAATTATCTTTCCATCAACCTTCctcaaggaaagaaaatgtttcctGTATCTATTCAGTCTACTTTGAATAATTTCTTTGCAGCAGAAGAGCTTGAATACAAATGTGGGAAGTGTCAGCACAAGAGATCTGTAGCATTTCACAAATTTAGTAGGCTACCCAGAGTCCTTATCATTCATCTGAAACGCTATAGCTTTAATGACTATTGGTCGATAAGGAAGGATGACCAAGAAGtcattatttccaaatatttaaaattgtctACTCATTGCAATCTAAACACCAAACCACCATTTCCCTTGAGCAAGAATACACATATGAGGGAGTtgcaaattttaagaatttttcaaaCAGTTAATTCTGGAATAATCAGCTCACCACCTTCAGAGAATTCAGCATCCGATTTGAAGAAGTCTCTGGACCTACCCGTTGCATCAGACAATGAGTCTAACAAATTCCAGGGAATCTTTAAAGggtcaaaaaaaggaaagaagcaaaaTGACCTTGGAAAAGACTCTAAATTGAATACGGTGGAGGCAGAATTTGTATACACAGGAGATAAGACACTTGGTGAAAAACAACCATTAGCGGGCTCAGTGAGGTATTTAGGAGACACCTCTGTTTCTCCGAATCACAAAGGTGGAGGTAAACGCACCACAAACCCATATACTCGTCTTGAAGCTCTTCTTCAAAAACTGACTGAAAATCGAAAACTACAGATGTATGGGAAAACCAGTGTGCCTGTGGAATTAGATTCTGATGGTGTCACCAAGACTAAAGattcttatgaaaataaaaaacacaggatTCAAGAAGGATCCCCAAAAGTGGCTAACTATATCCAGAAGTGTGCTGGGGTGAGAATCTATAAACAAGCTTCTCAACAGGTACCTCCTCAAAGCCTTCCAAAGTCAAAAGCCCAGAAACAAGCAGAGAACCTAACAAGATCTACAGAATTCAGTTTCCAGCCAGTTAATGCAAATTATGTAAGTGCATTGGGTTCCAATAAGAACCCCGGAAACAAAGACATCTTTGGTGAGAAGAAGATGGACTCTAAAGCCCAGGAGCCAAAAAGAAATACCGATAAAGTAAATCATACCTATCGTCTCATCGGTATTGTCAGCCATCTTGGGTCGTCTCCAGATTCAGGCCATTATATCAGTGATGCCTACGACTTTGAAAGGCAAGTCTGGTTCACTTACAATGATCTGCACGTGCAAAGTATCCAAGAGGCCCCGATGCTGAGTTCTAGGGCTTGCGCTGGATATGTCTTCTTTTACATGCATAATGATATCTTTGAAGAGCTGTTGAAAAGGGAGAAGAACTCCCAGCTTCCCTGCACTGGGGCAAGGAAGACCCCTCAGAAGAAATAA